The Chryseobacterium sp. 52 genome includes a region encoding these proteins:
- a CDS encoding PDZ domain-containing protein, which yields MRKTTITLGIFAAFLANAQSIKTTIDLVNVKDDKVAVTMEFPKMKSGDIKFHFPKTVPGTYSIDDYGRFVEGIKFYDNKGRELTYTKVNDNTYSLKNAQSLSKITYLVNDSFDDEMDSSKHKAVFSPSGTDIEEGNIYMINTHGFVGYIDNMQDVPYQLIVQKPAGFYGTTALVDQDKSDATDTFTLANYAKVTDSPLMYTKPDYITFNAGGMDLVLGVYSPTGKYKAADFKDNLEKMVLAQKKFLGDMNTNKKYAIMLYLSGGDGPQIKGFGALEHHESTSVVLPEMMPKEAIDKTITDVVSHEFFHTVNPLKTHSEEIHYFDYADPKMSQHLWMYEGGTEYFANLFQIQEGLINKDEFLQRMNEKITNSKNYDDTMPFTVMSKNILKDEYKDQYRNVYEKGALLAMCLDIELRKLSNGEMGYRDMIRKLSQRFGENKPFKDDKLIDELVTVTGYPQVKDFYNKYIAGNQPTPYAEYLNMVGVEAKKKDTPPLFWFIKDPNQTGYNDKNNTFVFDENSALSPFSKSIGFKITDEIVSLDGKTINVQNMQDFISYAKSIKEGQNVTVTILRKNGDKTDKIDLKGKAVLDKITIENLQYKTNPSPAEQKLQNQWLTGKK from the coding sequence ATGAGAAAAACAACAATCACCCTGGGTATTTTTGCCGCCTTTCTGGCTAATGCCCAATCCATAAAAACAACGATTGATCTTGTGAATGTAAAAGACGACAAGGTAGCCGTTACTATGGAATTCCCGAAAATGAAATCAGGAGATATTAAGTTTCATTTTCCAAAGACAGTTCCCGGCACCTATTCTATAGATGATTACGGCAGATTTGTGGAAGGGATCAAATTTTATGATAACAAAGGAAGAGAATTGACTTATACTAAAGTTAATGACAATACCTATTCATTAAAAAATGCTCAGAGCTTATCCAAAATAACCTATCTGGTTAATGACAGTTTTGATGATGAAATGGACAGTTCAAAGCATAAGGCTGTATTTTCTCCGTCAGGAACTGATATTGAGGAAGGTAATATATATATGATCAACACGCATGGTTTTGTTGGATATATTGATAATATGCAGGATGTTCCGTATCAGCTGATCGTTCAGAAGCCTGCAGGTTTCTATGGCACAACAGCTTTGGTAGATCAGGATAAATCTGACGCTACAGATACATTTACCCTGGCCAATTATGCTAAAGTGACGGATTCTCCGCTTATGTACACCAAACCGGATTATATTACCTTCAACGCGGGAGGAATGGATCTGGTACTGGGAGTTTACTCTCCTACCGGAAAGTATAAGGCTGCAGATTTTAAAGACAATCTTGAAAAAATGGTACTGGCTCAGAAGAAATTCCTGGGTGATATGAATACCAATAAAAAATATGCGATCATGCTTTATCTTTCAGGGGGTGACGGACCGCAGATTAAGGGTTTCGGAGCATTGGAACATCATGAGTCCACAAGTGTGGTACTTCCTGAAATGATGCCTAAAGAAGCGATCGACAAAACGATTACGGATGTGGTTTCCCATGAGTTCTTTCACACGGTGAATCCTCTGAAAACCCATTCTGAAGAGATCCATTATTTTGACTATGCAGATCCTAAAATGTCCCAACACCTATGGATGTATGAAGGAGGAACTGAATATTTCGCGAATCTTTTCCAAATCCAGGAGGGTCTTATCAATAAGGATGAATTTCTTCAGAGAATGAATGAAAAAATCACAAACTCTAAGAATTACGATGATACAATGCCGTTTACGGTAATGAGTAAAAACATTCTGAAAGACGAGTATAAGGATCAGTACAGAAATGTTTATGAAAAAGGAGCTTTGCTGGCGATGTGTCTGGATATTGAACTGAGAAAACTGTCTAACGGAGAAATGGGCTACCGCGATATGATCAGAAAGCTGTCCCAGAGATTCGGAGAAAACAAACCGTTCAAAGATGACAAACTGATTGATGAACTGGTAACCGTAACCGGATATCCTCAGGTAAAGGATTTCTATAATAAATATATTGCAGGAAACCAACCGACACCTTATGCGGAATATCTGAATATGGTAGGTGTGGAAGCTAAAAAGAAGGATACACCTCCTCTTTTCTGGTTCATCAAGGATCCAAATCAAACTGGGTATAACGATAAGAATAATACTTTTGTATTTGATGAAAACTCAGCGCTTTCTCCTTTTTCAAAAAGTATAGGATTTAAAATTACTGACGAAATTGTTTCTCTGGACGGAAAAACAATCAATGTACAGAATATGCAGGATTTTATCAGTTATGCTAAATCGATTAAGGAGGGTCAAAACGTTACGGTTACCATTCTTAGAAAAAATGGCGACAAAACGGATAAAATAGATCTTAAAGGCAAAGCGGTCTTAGATAAAATAACAATAGAAAACTTACAGTACAAAACCAATCCAAGCCCGGCAGAACAGAAACTGCAGAATCAGTGGCTGACCGGAAAGAAATAG
- a CDS encoding sensor histidine kinase → MRKSILARLNNWIIFLLMTLVVVTIVVASMILINFLRKEEIKRVDILVSALKFQQEVTPSLEVQELILKIYSSNNTIPMIVLDREDRPMVHKNIPQEIENDPVQITLMAKKMAKSYPPIEIKIPDGNNQFVYYDNSQILNNLRYSPFILGFFILCYFLFSFWFLRTIKKTDEGYLWAGLAKETAHQIGTPLSSMIGWMEIMKLDNPDSEGVHEIERDIERLRTISERFSKIGSIPELNDMNFNETILQNYNYLKTRISKKIDFSLHLPTYVILVPHNKILMSWVIENLVKNAVDAMKGEGILEMYVFERNKNILIEVKDSGSGMTKQQARNAFKPGYSTKKRGWGLGLSLARRVIHEYHNGDIKISQTEVGKGTTFRITIKKA, encoded by the coding sequence TTGAGGAAATCCATACTTGCCAGACTGAATAACTGGATTATATTTTTATTGATGACTTTGGTAGTTGTTACGATTGTGGTGGCTTCAATGATTCTTATTAATTTTCTCAGAAAAGAGGAAATCAAGCGGGTAGATATTCTGGTAAGTGCTTTAAAGTTTCAGCAGGAAGTAACTCCCAGCCTCGAAGTTCAGGAATTGATTCTCAAGATATACAGCTCTAATAATACGATACCAATGATTGTGCTGGATAGGGAAGACCGTCCTATGGTTCATAAAAATATTCCTCAGGAAATTGAAAATGATCCGGTTCAGATAACCCTTATGGCTAAAAAAATGGCGAAAAGCTATCCTCCTATTGAAATTAAGATTCCTGACGGAAATAATCAGTTTGTATATTATGATAACTCTCAGATACTTAATAATTTAAGGTATTCGCCTTTTATATTGGGATTTTTTATTCTATGTTATTTCCTGTTCTCATTTTGGTTTCTGAGAACGATCAAGAAAACGGATGAAGGATATCTCTGGGCCGGACTGGCAAAGGAAACTGCTCATCAGATCGGAACTCCCTTATCATCCATGATCGGCTGGATGGAAATCATGAAACTGGATAATCCCGATTCTGAAGGCGTACACGAAATTGAAAGAGATATCGAAAGACTGAGAACCATTTCCGAACGTTTTTCTAAAATAGGTTCTATTCCGGAACTGAACGATATGAATTTCAATGAGACGATTTTACAGAATTATAACTATTTAAAAACAAGGATCTCAAAAAAAATAGATTTCAGTCTGCATCTTCCAACCTATGTAATTTTGGTTCCCCACAACAAAATACTGATGAGCTGGGTGATTGAAAATCTGGTAAAAAATGCAGTGGATGCCATGAAAGGAGAAGGAATATTGGAAATGTATGTTTTTGAAAGAAACAAAAATATTCTGATTGAAGTAAAAGACTCCGGAAGCGGAATGACCAAGCAGCAGGCAAGAAATGCTTTTAAACCGGGCTATTCAACTAAAAAAAGAGGCTGGGGATTGGGACTTTCATTAGCCAGAAGGGTGATTCATGAATACCACAACGGAGATATTAAGATTTCTCAGACTGAAGTAGGAAAAGGAACTACATTTAGAATAACGATTAAAAAGGCATAG
- the dacB gene encoding D-alanyl-D-alanine carboxypeptidase/D-alanyl-D-alanine-endopeptidase, whose translation MKKTFAVLTLSSQIIFAQNIAQKLDAATKDLMESSGAVSSGLSFYVTDENGTFIYEYQGSKGLSTASTQKIFTAGAALETLGANYTYKTTAGYSGNLSSGVLNGDLMISSNGDPTLGSWRYDAYKPENFKKKFIEAVKSSGITKISGNLVIDDSYFDHQTIPGGWPWDDLGNYYGAGVWGINWRENQFDININGTEFKGFSYPLENVQWLNDLKTGGTSDQSLIFTAPYSGVALINGTLPAGKTVTVSGAVPNPPIQLGSEVQKWLKESGIEISGKVITGSQLELEGKQVPGVTKNVILTYQSPTLDKIVYWFLRKSVNLYGETLIKTLGKEKKGNSSFKSGVSYLKEFWKSKGINPNMINFADGSGLSPQNYVAAKAEVQALLYAKKQAWFDAYYDGFPVQDNGMKMKSGTMRDTKSFAGYHTAKDGKKYIFSIIINNYQGSGNTELQKILNVLK comes from the coding sequence ATGAAGAAAACGTTTGCTGTTCTTACACTTTCATCGCAAATCATTTTTGCTCAGAATATTGCCCAAAAACTGGATGCAGCAACCAAAGATCTTATGGAGTCTTCAGGAGCAGTTTCGTCCGGGTTATCATTCTATGTTACTGATGAAAACGGAACGTTTATCTATGAATATCAGGGGAGTAAAGGTCTTTCAACGGCTTCTACCCAGAAAATTTTTACCGCAGGAGCTGCCCTTGAAACATTAGGGGCAAATTATACCTATAAAACAACAGCCGGATATTCCGGAAATCTGTCTTCAGGAGTTCTGAACGGAGATCTTATGATAAGTTCAAACGGAGATCCTACCTTGGGAAGCTGGCGTTATGATGCGTATAAGCCGGAAAATTTTAAAAAGAAATTCATTGAAGCGGTTAAAAGTTCAGGAATCACAAAGATTTCCGGGAATCTCGTGATTGATGATTCTTATTTTGACCATCAGACGATTCCGGGAGGATGGCCGTGGGATGATCTGGGAAATTATTACGGAGCAGGAGTCTGGGGAATCAACTGGAGAGAAAATCAGTTTGATATTAATATTAACGGAACAGAGTTCAAGGGTTTTTCTTATCCCCTGGAAAATGTGCAATGGCTGAATGACCTGAAAACAGGCGGAACTTCTGACCAGAGCCTCATTTTTACAGCTCCGTATTCGGGAGTTGCTTTGATCAACGGAACGCTGCCGGCTGGAAAAACAGTGACCGTTTCCGGTGCTGTACCTAATCCACCGATTCAGTTGGGATCGGAAGTTCAAAAATGGCTTAAAGAATCCGGGATTGAGATTTCCGGAAAAGTAATAACAGGTTCACAGCTTGAGTTAGAAGGAAAACAGGTGCCGGGAGTTACAAAAAATGTAATTCTTACGTATCAGTCGCCGACTCTGGATAAAATTGTCTATTGGTTTTTAAGGAAAAGTGTCAACCTTTATGGGGAAACTTTAATTAAAACATTAGGAAAAGAGAAAAAAGGAAACTCCAGTTTTAAGAGTGGGGTTTCTTATTTAAAAGAGTTCTGGAAGTCCAAAGGGATTAATCCAAATATGATCAATTTTGCTGACGGAAGCGGACTTTCTCCCCAGAATTATGTAGCAGCAAAAGCAGAAGTTCAGGCCTTATTGTATGCCAAAAAACAAGCCTGGTTTGACGCATATTATGATGGATTTCCGGTGCAGGACAACGGCATGAAGATGAAAAGCGGAACAATGAGAGATACCAAGTCTTTTGCCGGATATCATACTGCGAAAGATGGAAAAAAATATATATTTTCAATCATTATTAATAATTATCAGGGAAGCGGAAATACAGAACTGCAGAAAATTCTGAATGTCTTAAAATAA
- the pepE gene encoding dipeptidase PepE, translating to MNILLASTSTLFGGAYLDYLREELITLYKGIDEIIFVPFARPGGISHDDYTAKVRSFFETINIKVKGLHEFEDKTEALHNARGYFTGGGNTFLLVKTLHEEGLMSVLKENIETGKAYLGCSAGSNIGGQNMKTTNDMPIVYPPSFDCMGLVPFNLNPHYLDPNPDLKHNGETRETRIMEFLTQNDLKVVGLREGNWIRKTGDRITVEGSELTRIFEKGKEPYEIEAGSRL from the coding sequence ATGAACATACTATTAGCCTCTACCTCCACACTTTTCGGTGGAGCATATTTAGACTACTTAAGAGAAGAACTTATTACATTATATAAAGGGATCGATGAGATTATTTTCGTTCCTTTTGCAAGGCCCGGCGGTATTTCTCATGATGACTACACGGCAAAAGTCCGTTCTTTCTTTGAAACCATCAATATCAAAGTAAAAGGACTGCATGAGTTTGAAGATAAAACAGAAGCTTTACATAATGCCCGGGGATATTTTACAGGCGGAGGAAATACCTTTTTACTGGTAAAAACTCTTCATGAGGAAGGCTTGATGTCTGTGCTCAAAGAAAATATTGAAACAGGAAAAGCCTATCTCGGATGCAGTGCAGGAAGCAATATCGGAGGTCAGAATATGAAAACCACTAATGATATGCCTATCGTTTATCCGCCAAGCTTTGACTGTATGGGACTGGTTCCCTTCAACCTGAATCCGCATTACCTGGATCCCAATCCTGATCTGAAACATAACGGAGAAACCAGAGAGACCAGAATCATGGAATTTTTGACCCAAAACGATCTAAAAGTAGTAGGACTGCGTGAAGGAAACTGGATCAGAAAGACCGGAGATCGCATTACAGTGGAAGGCAGTGAACTGACAAGGATTTTTGAAAAAGGAAAAGAACCTTATGAAATAGAGGCGGGAAGCAGATTATAA
- a CDS encoding tetratricopeptide repeat protein, whose product MKMTKINIKNLFAGLILVGSAGFVTAQTTQVDSTNNTANTAATTQSANPAIDALKKQIEANPKDTESLAKLAAAYQEASDWTNAVDTWKKISVLLPDWSPSYYSQAYAYQAAKDDANAKIAYEKYIATVKPEEVEQNKKNLAYAYFYIAFAEQQSNPDKAKEHIAKSIQYDPTNQDAVKLSKTLNS is encoded by the coding sequence ATGAAAATGACTAAAATTAATATCAAAAACCTATTCGCAGGGTTAATCCTTGTAGGAAGTGCAGGTTTTGTAACTGCACAAACGACTCAAGTAGACAGTACCAATAACACCGCTAATACCGCTGCTACCACTCAGTCAGCCAACCCAGCTATCGATGCCCTTAAAAAACAAATTGAGGCCAATCCAAAGGATACAGAATCATTAGCAAAACTGGCAGCAGCCTATCAGGAAGCTTCAGATTGGACCAATGCAGTTGACACCTGGAAAAAAATATCTGTTTTGCTACCGGACTGGTCCCCTTCTTATTACAGCCAGGCGTATGCCTATCAGGCAGCTAAAGATGATGCCAATGCAAAAATTGCTTATGAAAAGTATATTGCAACTGTAAAACCAGAGGAGGTAGAGCAAAATAAGAAGAATCTAGCTTACGCTTATTTTTATATAGCTTTTGCAGAGCAGCAAAGCAATCCGGATAAAGCAAAAGAGCATATTGCTAAATCAATACAGTATGACCCAACCAATCAGGATGCTGTAAAGCTGAGCAAAACTCTAAATTCATAA